TTTCAcctgtaaatatatatacattttccatTGACGTATAAACTCCATTTACATACTTTATTCCAGATGCTTAAATAATTGCTAAAGGatattaatttataataataataataaatgataaTTATTATTGGTAAACAATGCTATAAAGGGTTCGACAAAATGATCCACTTaacattttcttttgtaatatatAATGTAAACGAAATAGCTGTGTTTATTTTTTCCTATCATTCAGAAACTCTAGAAATTATAGCAAAATGGTGAGATTAAACACCCTCaccatacaacccgttctcgcaaatttaataagtcaatattgacttattaaatatgtgcataggtgacatactaaacataatagtttcccttgaaaagcttcatagaaaacaccgaccttacctaacgtatggtgcaacccgttctcgcaaatttaataagtcaatattgacttattaaatatgtgcataggtgacatactaaacataatagtttcccttgaaaagcttcatagaaaacaccgaccttacctaacgtatggtgcaacccgttctcgcaaatttaataagtcaatattgacttattaaatatgtgcataggtgacatacttaacataatagtttcccttgttcGAATCATGGTCAGGGAGGATTGTCTGGGCGCCAATCTTTAACTGTTCGCCCCTATTCACTCAACGGtaattaggtacctggttgtaaaccgaCTGGCGAgtggtgttccaggaactacTAGTATGGGAAGCTCTCAGCTCCGATAGCAGCAGTCAGAAGTCAGGGCTGTACTCTGTACTCTGTGCCTGTACTCTTGTTATCCTATGAGTACAGGGCCTCCTGTACTTACCTGTGTAACAAAATACTAATTTGGACAGCGAGAGGCAGGTTACTATCTGTGAAATGGTCCCTATTAGTCAGTGGCTTAATGATATGTGTAATTACTGTACCACTGAGTAACCGCTGTACTCTCATCCTCTGTaatttgcaacccgttctcgcaaatttaataagtcaatattgacttattaactacgtgcataggtgatattctaaacataatagatacccttaaaaagattcatagaaaacactgaccttacctaaccttgttagtatcttaagataagcatcttattgctttaatTGCTTTGCTAATtttataattatcaaaagaatgcaccaacCAGGGAAGGATATGTGGTGTATTTTTGATttatcattattataataatttattgaTGACAAGACGTTATACACAATTCATGACAGCtttcccaatcacttgggctggacggtagagcgacggtctcgcttcatgcaggtcgggggttcaatccccgaccgtccaagtggttgggcaccattcctttccccccgtctcatcccatatcctgaccccttccaagtgctatatagtcgtaatggcttggcgctttccccctgagcattccttccttccttacgGCTCATATTCGGGTTACACGAGGAGGGTCAATGACATCAATCATTTTCTACTTCAGATAGTTTATTGCTTGTAACTCATCAATAGTTTCAGTGTTGATTACCTAGTGCAACTCTGCATAAATAGTGTTGTGCCACAGAGCCAGGGGCCGTCAGACTATGTACTGCGGAGTGCCACAGTGCCAGGGACAACGACCTCACCAGCCGAAGTTGATTGGGGTGCCATATCCTGGAACACAGAGAGCCACTCTTGTAACAGACACGATGATTAAAACCACTCTTCCTCACGTAGAACAATTATATTACGTGTTGTGAGGAAACAGATGGTCAGCCTTTTATAAGGTAATGAAACAATGGAACTACTCACCCGCCGAAGACTGAAATGACAACACTGCTCCAGTTCAAAATGCAACTGGAAAAAACCCAAGGAATAACAGTAGGGAGGGGGAGCACCTTTGACAAACCGTCGGCTTTCTGTCCCCCCTGGAGATGGCTGCCCTCGGGTAAATTAAGATAAAATCAtgataatggcttagcgcttgcctagataattaccttaactgcTGTTACCATCGTTAGTGAGCCGGTCACTGTTGTTGATTCAGGCACTGAACAAAAAGTTACAAGAAGTAGGGGCTATGGTACAACCCATCCTCATACACATtacgcaggcgaggagtcacaataacgtggctaaagtatgttgaccagaccacacattagaaggtgaagggtcgacgacgtttcggtccgtcctggaccattctcaagtcgattgtgaatggtccagtcgacttgagaatggtccaggacggaccgaaacgtcgtcgtcccttcaccttctagtgtgtggtctggtcaacatacacattacgtcgcttttcgcacgtatgtgcactcaggctaaaaaaaaaaggccgtaatttaaaacagaatcggctcacgaaagtgaagtTTTCTGTTTTGGATCTTCCGGCTTAGGCTGTTAGATTAGGAGACGAAACCTTCAATTAACTGTTTTcacgacgttttgaaactttaggagaactttccgcctttctaacctaaccagaggacccttaacttgccgtTTTGAAGAATAAAACCCAAATTTATTTTTCAATTATttatcattttcaaattacgatcttTTTTTTTTGGCCGTAGGGCATACTAGGGAAAAGCTACTTTAATTTGTTAGAGGACGGATTAGTACTCGCCTGGTCCACCGGAGTACAGAATATTATCTGGGTTATCACCAAGACTTTCCTGCCCGAAactctttgcgtaatagtggctttaggcattgtatgtactagctttatctataaacCTATCAATTcttgtaaaaatctcttgtatgtatgtaccttacctgaataaacctttattatatttatttatttacttaccaCCGGACCCGACGCCTCCACACCCCTTGGTCATGGTGACGAACATCTTCTGGACGACGGTGGTGGTGAAGAGCTGGTTCACCGTCTTGGTGATAGGCTCAGCCGTCACTGTCTTCGTGGCTGTTTCTGTCTTCGTGGCTGTCTGGGTGGCTGTTTCTGTCTTCGTGGCTGTCTGTGTGGCTGTTTCTGTCTTTGTGGCCGTCTGTGTGGCTGTTTCTGTCTTCGTGGCTGTCTGTGTGGCCGTCTGCGTGGCTGTTTCTGTCTTCGTGGCTGTCTGTGTGGCTGTTGCCGTCAACGTGGCTGTTGCTGTCTTCGTGGCTGCTTCTGTCTTCGTGGCTGTTGTCGTCAACGTGGCTGTTATTGTAGCCAGCCGTGTCGTCGTCTGTAAATTTAATATATTCTTCAAAGTTTGTTCATTAAGTGCTACAAGATAAACTTTTGTAAACAATGCATATTTCAGTATAATATTAATTTGGTCTCAGAATCGCGTAAGGACAGCCATATTATCACGCATACCAACCTAACAAAAGTCAATTAGGCTTGGGTAATATTGAATTTGAAAAAATCGGGAAAAGATTTTGTATTTAtgtcgctaataaagcctaacctaaccaccctagGACTAATACATGGCTATATTTGAGgtgtaatatagtacatatatgtgctataacgAGGCTTAGGAATATTTAAATTAGATTTTTAGCTATATTTTTCCCCGGATCACGAAGTGAGTCGCACCAAATTCTACCatgtaattgtccattacgtcaatatatgtagttACACAATGGTACCCACACATTTGAGACCACTATACGCCACATATAATAATAAATGTCATATTAAAGTTTATTTTGAATTTTAGTTAACCTGTCACCGAAATTTGAGCATATATATGATCTTGAACGTACTGGATACTTGGGCTTATTAAGTAGTTTCTCAAAGTGTTTTGATATCTAAAGTAATTATCAACAAGATCTAAATTCTTGTTTCAGTCTTGTCTCTGGATCAAGACGGTACTAAGTTCATCAATTAACATTAATTACATTATTTGACGAGTGGTAGCTGCATCAACATCATCAATTTCTAACATAGAATTAGACTTAAAAGTCCTAATATTCAAACAGTTCGCTTCACACGGTGTCCTACTCTAACTCCTGTTAGGAATACTGGGCGTTAGGAGGCTTAATTTGttgggagaccgggccgcggggactatgagccccgaaatcatcaccagGTAACCAAAGGTCAGCTTGTCGCTGTCATAGCGAGCCCATATTTCAtttcacaatgaaatcacaatgaaaTTTCACAACGTGAGTACGAAACCAGAAGCCTCTTCCGAAATATTCCTCGGGTGTGGTTACTCCACACAAAGAATAGATGAGAAGATGGGGGCCCAAGAGCTCAAATTCAGCCCTAACTCTTCGTAAAACACACACCCAGGTGATCGTGTTTGCGCGCGCGCACATATCGGATACTTCAAGATAAAATATTGCAACTGTTCACAGGAAGCTGGGTACCAGGAGCCACAGATACACCATCAGACATCTATCACTCAAATACTCACCATTGGGTACATCTATCACTCACAATACTCACCATTGGGTACATCTATCACTCACAATACTCACCATTGGGTACATCTATCACTCACAATACTCACCATTGGGTACATCTATCACTCACAATACTCACCATTGGGTACATCTATCACTCACAATACTCACCATTGGGTACATCTATCACTCACAATACTCACCATTGGGTACATCTATCACTCACAATACTCACCATTGGGTACATCTATCACTCACAATACTTACCATTGAGTACATCTATCACTCACAATACTCACCATTGGGTACATCTATCACTCACAATACTCACCATTGGGTACATCTATCACTCACAATACTCACCATTGGGTACATCTATCACTCACAATACTCACCATTGGGTACATCTATCACTCACAATACTCACCATTGGGTACATCTATCACTCACAATACTTACCATTGAGTACATCTATCACTCACAATACTCACCATTGGGTACATCTATCACTCACAATACTCACCATTGGGTACATCTATCACTCACAATACTCACCATTGGGTACATCTATCACTCACAATACTCACCATTGGGTACATCTATCACTCACAATACTCACCATTGGGTACATCTATCACTCACAATACTCACCATTGGGTACATCTATCACTCACAATACTCACCATTGGGTACATCTATCACTCACAATACTCACCATTGGGTACATCTATCACTCACAATACTCACCATTGGGTACATCTATCACTCACAATACTTACCATTGAGTACATCTATCACTCACAATACTCACCAATACTGACGTCTGTATCTCCGTAACAGACTGGATGATGTACTTAACGTGGGTAGCACAGGGCTGTTCAACGACACAATCCAAGAACAGAAACATCGTTAATTGCCGTTAAAACATCGTTAATTGCCGTTAAAACATCGTTAATTGCCGTTAAAACATCGTTAATTGCCGTTAAAATTCTCCATATAATATTCTCAAAGGCGAGTATCTCACATATATGACGTGACGAGCAAGTGCGTTTTTCATTTCATAAAATTcaaaaaattcaaaaattcaaatgtttatttaggtaaagtacatataaACACTGGTCTGAGGTTGACTTGGACTGACCTGTGGCTGGTCCTGGGTCTGGTAGCCGTATTTGCCTGCGCGAACCAGTCCGAACGCCAGTCGGAGCATCATCAGGAACACCGGCCCGAACACTGACAGCCTATCAGTAACGGGGATAATAGTAAAGATAGTAAAGATAATAGTAAAGGACGTCTTCATCAACAAGGGTAAAATGCTCATTAATTACTCCatcgaaacaaatgggcaaaatgtttctttcttcctgatgcccctgttacctaacagtaaataggtacctgggagttagacagctgtcacgggctgcttcctagggaggggtggaggcttggtcgaggaccggaccgaggGGACacttagccccgaaatcatctcaagataacctttcaaGATATAcacattttgttcgaaccacaacgctgtaaatgcttcacccacgtactaataataataataataattttatttaggtaaggtacatacataaagagattttacaaagtttgttggctttatagatagagctagtacatacaatgcctaaagccactattacgcaaagcgtttcgggcagaaactatTGTACTGTACTTTGTACTAcaagtacaaataatcgccaacaggcactgcacagacttcatctGTGATAACTCACTTGAACATCGTGCTGGTGGTAGtagagaccaatcctgaagtgagGTTACTGGCGGAGACGTCTTTAATGTCTGTGGTACGATGGGTCGGGAGGCTCTTTTTATATTATGAGGCCGCCGCAGCCTAGGACTCCACCAGTGTGAAATACCatccacgcacgcacgcacacgcaagcacacacgcacgcacaaccgCCGTGATGTTCTCACACTCCAGTGGTTAACACAGTCATGCCTTCCCAGTCTTGGCGAGCTCGGTCAAACGACGCTACGGCCAAAAAAGGCCGAAATTTAAAATTGAAAAACAGAAAATTGGATAATTTTTTGtctaaaacagcaagttaagagtcctctggtaggttaggaggacaggaggttctcctaaggtttcaaaacgtcatgaaaaccgatAATTGAAAATTTCCTAAGAGGAAATATCCTAAGaaactaagccagaggacccaaaacagaaaacgggacagtatgtcactttcgtaAACCGATTCCATTTTAAATTACGTTCTTGTTTCTTAGTctgagcgcgcatacgagcgaaaagcgacgtaatgtgTAAGAGGATGGGTTCAGAGACAGCCGGGTATTAGAGCTGTCTATGTTACGTGATCGCGGGTCTTGGGGTCACAGGCTATTAATGGGGTTCCCTGTCAAACCCAATTTGTCagttaagtgggggggggggggttacctgcagtgggtactgtgtcagccagatgggggttatcttgagttgatttcggggctttagtatcccccgcggcccggtcctcgaccaggcctccacccccaggaagcagcccgtgacagctgactaactcccaggtacctatttactgctaggtaacaggggcatagggtgaaagaaactctgcccatcgtttctcgccggcgcccgggatcgaacccgggaccacaggatcacgtgtccagcgtgctgtcccctcGGCCGGCCGGCTGGTTCTTCCAAACAAAAAAGATTATGAATCACTGACTtggcaatgagcaatctgagagcagcagtacaccgagaacttcaacaagatcttgtaagtctgaggcaaagtgaaatcgacaccagaaaTTCcagctatcatcatactatcatgcaagaggagccacacatctatggttcatctaatacaatcagcagacttctagatgttactactgctcggcttagactcggttacaagtatctctgggaattctcattatctgctgatgtagacctgaccaaatgtaaactgtgtcaacaaaattattcgcacaccctccgtcactatgtgatggagtgcgaaaagatcgtgaattcagagacaattctataaccaatgttccagcgatgtgtaaatatttcattcaaaatgatctgctgccagaaatATTATCCAAATATCCCCaggttgctaactgtaggtagtaactaatatgattttaacctatccaccgctgcccactggatgggggggcggtgtgcaggatagacatatcaattgtgacactaggctctccacatatgtcacttgcttaatttagaacctgtacttgtggtcgatctcgaacccattgttgatgtgacgacttatactgaatgttataactaactcatcaagattgtaacttgcttagctaaatgaattgtggggttcagtccctgaacccattatgtgccaaaACTGACTAGACGAACCTCGATAAGGCCAACAAGCTTCATGTTACCGACATTAAACACCGCAGTTTATTAAACACAGCACGGAGACATCATCATCACACAGCCAAGATTGTCTGTGATTCCCAAGTCGCGAGcggggaaaaaaacaaaaatcattTCTCCCTGAAATGGAAAAAGCATATCATGATGTGAAATACATTATACGACGGAGCTGCGGTATTTTACGTATTATTACACTCAATTCCTTCCTGGAAGTAATAAACACTTAATACTGTGTGCATTTAATTGTAACGCCATTTCAATAAATTTatgaaaaatgtatatatatatatatatatatatatatatatatatatatatatatatatatatatatatatatatatataaactgcttattTATAGTTTAAATGCACTGAATGTTTCCGTTCCGCACGAATGTCGAGCGCAGTCTGGCGATTTTTGCAACGGAAACTATCAGAGGATTTTCGTGgtcgtttttttttcttttaatgcACGAATGGATGAGATTGCTTGTGTGTTTCATGATTTCCTGGAGTGCATGGTGTATGTGGTCTATGATTAGAGTAGTAGTGTATATTGATGAGTCAAAATTTATAGAGGACTTgtacagttatttatttatttagatacaggaagatacattgggtttgtgaggatgccCGGTACCCCAGCatgagggcgcctgacagctgggtggacagcgcttcggattcgtagtcctaaggttccgggttcgatccccggtggaggcggagacaaatgggcaaaatgtttctttcaccttgacgcccctgttacctagcagtaaataggtacctgggtgttagtcagctgtcacgggctgcttcctggggggtggaggcctggtcgaggaccgggccgcggggacacttaagccccgaaatcatctcaagataacctcaagataagataagataaggaaCCCTGTACCCCAGC
Above is a window of Procambarus clarkii isolate CNS0578487 chromosome 11, FALCON_Pclarkii_2.0, whole genome shotgun sequence DNA encoding:
- the LOC123758536 gene encoding putative per-hexamer repeat protein 5 → MMLRLAFGLVRAGKYGYQTQDQPQPCATHVKYIIQSVTEIQTSVLTTTRLATITATLTTTATKTEAATKTATATLTATATQTATKTETATQTATQTATKTETATQTATKTETATQTATKTETATQTATKTETATKTVTAEPITKTVNQLFTTTVVQKMFVTMTKGCGGVGSGGYGTPINFGW